A genomic window from Triticum urartu cultivar G1812 chromosome 7, Tu2.1, whole genome shotgun sequence includes:
- the LOC125523108 gene encoding BTB/POZ and MATH domain-containing protein 1-like, which produces MDNAPKTVTSFVRSVQLVKVDGFSLTWSMGKDGHIKSRWSFDGYDWEIRVYPDWSSAVLVELAFLSEPRRASVKRAFLRKARRPSVRVVLGCRLVDPTGKLEPSMEVNEQGVFRRPKECITKVLINRSSLASSGYIRGNSFTVQCTIDVLKEVPATDPIKEVPVPSSNLHQHLAELLQSKTGADVTFLVSGKSFTAHKNILAARSPVFMAEFFGDMKEKCAGHVEIKDMQAVVFKALLHFIYTDTVPEFDETGKEVMVLAQHLLAAADRYRLDRLKVICESELSGGISVDTAATSLALAEQHNCPQLKAKCVQFIIRNREVLDAVLATEGYKYLAASYPAVLSDLLKSSLSVGESTSTDAYS; this is translated from the coding sequence ATGGACAATGCCCCCAAAACCGTCACCAGTTTTGTGCGCTCAGTGCAGCTGGTCAAGGTCGACGGCTTCAGCTTGACGTGGAGCATGGGCAAGGACGGTCACATCAAATCCAGATGGAGCTTCGATGGGTACGATTGGGAAATCCGTGTTTATCCTGATTGGAGCTCCGCTGTACTAGTGGAGCTTGCCTTTCTCAGCGAACCCCGCAGGGCCAGTGTGAAGCGTGCCTTTCTCAGAAAAGCTCGCAGGCCCAGTGTGAGGGTCGTTCTAGGCTGCCGGTTGGTCGATCCGACGGGGAAGCTTGAGCCATCCATGGAAGTTAATGAGCAGGGGGTGTTCCGCCGTCCCAAAGAATGCATCACTAAAGTCTTGATCAATAGAAGTTCGCTAGCATCATCAGGCTATATTAGGGGCAATTCTTTTACTGTGCAATGCACCATTGACGTTCTCAAGGAAGTGCCGGCAACGGACCCGATCAAAGAAGTGCCAGTGCCATCCTCAAACTTGCACCAACACCTCGCTGAACTCCTGCAGAGCAAGACGGGGGCAGATGTCACTTTTCTTGTGTCTGGCAAGTCTTTTACTGCTCATAAGAACATACTGGCTGCAAGATCTCCTGTTTTCATGGCCGAGTTCTTTGGAGACATGAAGGAGAAGTGTGCGGGGCATGTGGAGATCAAGGACATGCAAGCTGTGGTATTCAAGGCGCTACTTCACTTCATCTACACTGATACTGTGCCTGAATTCGATGAGACGGGCAAGGAGGTGATGGTGTTAGCTCAGCACTTGCTTGCAGCTGCTGATAGGTACAGACTGGACAGGCTCAAGGTGATCTGTGAAAGCGAGCTCTCTGGTGGCATCAGTGTTGACACGGCAGCGACATCTCTGGCTCTAGCCGAGCAGCATAATTGTCCACAGCTCAAGGCGAAGTGCGTCCAGTTCATCATTAGGAATCGTGAGGTTCTTGATGCTGTGCTGGCGACGGAGGGGTACAAGTATCTGGCGGCAAGCTACCCTGCAGTGTTGTCTGACCTTCTCAAGTCAAGTCTAAGTGTGGGAGAAAGCACAAGCACTGATGCATATAGTTAG